The Terriglobales bacterium genomic sequence CCCTCATGAAGGACTTCTACATCCAGGATGCCGCCGCCAACGAGAACAAGGTCATCACCTCGTCCTTCGTGGTGGCCGCCAAGCAGATCAAGCCGCGCAAGACCGGCGAACTCTTCCTGGCCCTCACCCTGGCCGACCGCACCGGGCAGATCGAGGCCAAGATGTGGGACAACGTCGCCGACGCCCTCGGCGCCTGCGACCAGGACGACTTCATCAAGGTCAAGGGGCTGGTCAACAAGTACAACAACCGCTTCCAGCTCACCATCCACAAGCTGCGCCGCATGGAGGAGTCGGAGATCGACTACGCCGACTACCTTCCCAAGTGCCCGCGCGACGTGGAGGAACTCTGGCGCGACGTGGCCGGGTTCGTCGCCTCCTTCCAGAACCCGCACCTGAAGGCGCTGCTCGAGGCCTTCCTGAACGACCCGGAGATCGCGGCCGCCTACAAGAACGCCCCCGCCGCCAAGAGCCTGCACCACGCCTACATCGGCGGGCTGCTCGACCACGTGGTCTCGCTCTTCCGCTCCTGCGACCTGATCTGCCGCAACTATCCCCAGCTCGACCGCGACCTGCTGCTCACCGGGGCCTTCCTGCACGACATCGGCAAGCTGCACGAGTTGGCCTACAGCCGCTCGTTCTCCTACACCACGCGCGGGCAGTTGCTGGGGCACATGATCATCGAGCTGGAGATGCTGCACGCCAAGCTCGAGCAGGTGCCGGGCTTCCCCGCTGAGCTGAAGACCCTGGTCGAGCACTTGCTCATCAGCCACCACGGCCAGTACGAGTTCGGCTCGCCCAAGCTGCCCATGTTCCCCGAGGCCCTGGCGCTGCACTACCTCGACGACCTGGACTCCAAGCTCGAGGCCATGCGCGCCCACTACGTCCGCGAGCCCGAGGCGGAGTGGACCAGCTACAACCCTTCCCTGGGGCGGCCCCTGCTCAACCGCGAGAGGTTCCTCCAGAAGAAGGAGGAGAAGGCCGAGCCTGCGCCCTCCGACGAATCTCCGGCCAAGGACTTCACCCTCACCGCTCCCGGCGACGGTCCCCGCAAGAAATAGGAGGAACCGGCAGGCCACTGTCCTTTCGGGGTTTGCGCCCTGCAGGAAGACTCTGATACAAGCTCTGGGTGAGGATGGAGGTAATTATGCGGACCCGTCTTGCAGGCCTGGGAATGGCCTGTCTTTCCCTGATCCTGGCCGTGGGCTGCGGCTCGAAGTCCCCGGCGGACCAGAGCGCTGCCGGCGGAGGTGCGAGCGGCGGCTCCAGCGGCGGCACTTCCAGCACAGCCTCCAGCAAGCCCGGCATGCTGGACCGCTTGATGGCCAAACCCATCACCGTGCCTGCCGGCACCGTGATCACCGTCAAGCTGGGACAGGCGGTGGGTTCGAAGATCAGCAACAGCGGCGACACCTTCACCGCCACCGTGGCCGAGCCGGTCTCGGTGGACGGCAAGGTGATCATCCCGGAGGGCTCGGAAGCCACCGGCACCGTGGTGGACGCCAAGGCCCGCGGACGCTTCAAGGGCGCCGCCAAGCTGCAACTCACGCTGGACTCGGTCAGCGTGGGTGGCAACTCTTACAAGCTCGAGA encodes the following:
- a CDS encoding OB-fold nucleic acid binding domain-containing protein, yielding MKDFYIQDAAANENKVITSSFVVAAKQIKPRKTGELFLALTLADRTGQIEAKMWDNVADALGACDQDDFIKVKGLVNKYNNRFQLTIHKLRRMEESEIDYADYLPKCPRDVEELWRDVAGFVASFQNPHLKALLEAFLNDPEIAAAYKNAPAAKSLHHAYIGGLLDHVVSLFRSCDLICRNYPQLDRDLLLTGAFLHDIGKLHELAYSRSFSYTTRGQLLGHMIIELEMLHAKLEQVPGFPAELKTLVEHLLISHHGQYEFGSPKLPMFPEALALHYLDDLDSKLEAMRAHYVREPEAEWTSYNPSLGRPLLNRERFLQKKEEKAEPAPSDESPAKDFTLTAPGDGPRKK